One Setaria viridis chromosome 7, Setaria_viridis_v4.0, whole genome shotgun sequence genomic region harbors:
- the LOC117862887 gene encoding uncharacterized protein, which produces MKDLVSCFSEHAVRISDVACSGAANAAAGAPEAAGGGGGGGGGGGGGGRAVAVSAVTTVYRSRLSASGKELLLEVTWSRAPDGPALSVAVHEAAAASRHRGAGNAAPRHLHRKKGSGTFTAGSCVVGVFWDYAAARYAAGGAGPEPASGFYVAVVADAEFVLLLGDLSRGYVERLHGGIPIAGSRMARRRERFVGCGCWSTKARFLEAGAEHEIGVVLLDGDAEAWVTVDGRKVVQLRRLRWNFRGSHTIFLDGGAPVDMTWDLHGWLFHAGAGPPHASSSSSCAVFTFQVRGASETRLWTEDDDADAGEEQEKPPAPSSGGRQKPGGVGASGQGFCLLIQGFRGFSKST; this is translated from the coding sequence ATGAAGGACCTGGTGTCGTGCTTCAGCGAGCACGCCGTCCGGATCTCCGACGtcgcctgctccggcgccgccaatgcggcggcgggcgccccggaggccgccgggggaggaggaggaggaggaggaggaggaggaggaggaggcagggcgGTGGCGGTCAGCGCGGTCACCACCGTGTACCGGTCCCGGCTCTCGGCGTCGGGGAAGGAGCTGCTCCTCGAGGTCACGTGGTCGCGGGCGCCCGACGGGCCCGCGCTCTCCGTCGCCGTccacgaggccgccgccgcctcgcgccaccgcggcgccggCAACGCGGCGCCGCGGCATCTGCACAGGAAGAAGGGGAGCGGGACGTTCACGGCGGGCAGCTGCGTGGTCGGCGTCTTCTGGGACTACGCCGCGGCGCGGtacgccgccggcggggccgggcccGAGCCGGCCTCCGGGTTCTACGTCGCCGTCGTGGCGGACGCCGAGTTCGTGCTCCTGCTGGGGGACCTGAGCCGCGGGTACGTCGAGCGGCTGCACGGCGGGATACCGATTGCCGGGTCCCggatggcgcggcggcgggagcggttcGTCGGGTGCGGCTGCTGGTCCACGAAAGCCCGGTTCTTGGAGGCCGGCGCGGAGCACGAGATCGGCGTCGTGCTGCTGGACGGCGACGCCGAGGCGTGGGTCACCGTGGACGGACGCAAGGTGGTGCAGCTCCGCCGGCTGCGGTGGAACTTCCGCGGCAGCCACACCATcttcctcgacggcggcgcgccggtggACATGACGTGGGACCTGCACGGCTGGCTGTtccacgccggcgccgggccgccccacgcgtcctcctcctcctcctgcgccgTGTTCACGTTCCAGGTGCGCGGCGCGTCGGAGACGAGGCTGTGGACGGAGGACGACGatgccgacgccggcgaggagcaGGAGAAGCCGCCGGCACCGTCGAGCGGTGGGCGACAGAAGCCCGGAGGCGTAGGAGCATCGGGGCAGGGGTTCTGCCTGCTGATCCAAGGCTTCAGAGGCTTTTCCAAGAGCACTTAA